In Methanothermobacter tenebrarum, the sequence TCTTCAAAGATGGATGAGGACCTAGCATCAACCCAAGGTTGGCTCGAATCAAGTAGCCAAGGTGGTGTGCCTCCAAGATTAAAAGAACTCAAGCTCTGGTCTGAAAAATTATAAAGGTAAGATCGGGGAGGTAAATAATATGATAGGTAAAATAATTAGAATGGAAAGAATAATAAACCGTGAAACAGGCAGAACAGTCATAGTACCAATGGACCACGGGGTCTCAATAGGCCCAGTCCCCGGCCTACTGGACATGACACAGATAATAGACCAGGTAGCCACAGGCGGAGCCAACGCAGTCCTAATACATAAAGGGATAGTTGTAACAGGACATAGAGGATACGGGAGAGACATAGGCCTGATAGTCCACCTTTCAGCCAGCACAAGCCTAGGACCAGACCCAAACCATAAAGTCCTCGTAACCTCCGTAGAAAAGGCCCTGAAACTTGGAGCAGACGCGGTATCAGTACACGTCAACGTAGGATCCGAAAGAGAACCTGAAATGTTATTAAAACTTGGAACAGTAGCGGAAACCTGTGACGAGTGGGGGATGCCACTCATAGCAATGATGTACCCAAGAGGCAAAAAAATCAAAGACGAACACGACCCAGAAGTCGTTAAACTCGCAGCAAGAGCAGGGGCAGAACTCGGAGCAGATATCATAAAAACCAACTACACAGGAGACCCTGACACATTCAAAGAAGTTGTTGAAGGATGCCCAGTACCAGTAGTCATAGCAGGAGGACCCAAAGTCGAAACAGAAGAAGAACTACTACAGATGGTTAAAGATTCAGTGGAAGCTGGCGGGGCCGGAGTAGCCATTGGAAGGAACATATTCCAGGCAGAATCCCCAAAAAACATGACAAAGGCCATAGCAGCCATAGTACACGATGAAATAGAAGTCGATGAAGCACTCAAAATGCTATAATATGTAAACAACCCATTTAGGGGGGGCCTACAAGCGACCCTTAAATATTAGGATAACAAAGTATGCCAGTGGGGACACCACCACACAGTTTTCATTTTAGAATCCCACAATCACAACAGGAGGGATGGAGGCCACCAGGAGACCCTACGAGGGAAGGCTTTCATTTTAGAATCCCACAATCACAACCCTATGCTCCTGACACTGAAAATTTAGAACGCCTTCAACGGCAAGTACCCAAACATAGCTTTAAAATCATTTGGAGGTGAAAAGCCCCTCCGGATAAAGTCTCCAGTAGGGGCATGGAAGATGAAATTTGCTTGGATAAAAACGCCAGAAACCGAATGGGAAGAGAAAAAAACCTTCATAACCACCGCTCTCGAATCGGGCATAGACCATGTGCTAGACCGGGAAGACATTGAAAGGATACACAAACTTGGAAACATAAAAGTCATAGCCGATGACGAAGACGCCGACATCATACTAGTAGGGGTTAACGGTGAAGGAGACGGCACATTCCCACTACCCAGCAACCTAGAAGATTCAAAGGATATCATGGCCGCAAAGAGCCTTAAAAGGCAGGGAAAACCCATAGCAGCCTACGTGGAGATAAAGGGTAAAAGGTATGAGGAGCTTGCAAGGCTCCTTGGCAAGACAGTGGACTACCTCATCCTAGTAGGAAAAGACTGGAAGATAATACCCCTTGAAAATATAATAGCAGACCTCCAAGGTGAAGACGTTAAACTAGTAGCCGCGGTAGCGGATGAAAAAGAAGCTAAAACAGCCCTGGAGACACTGGAACATGGAACCGATGGGGTTCTCATAGAACCAGAGGACCCATCACAGATAAAAAAGATCGCGAAATTAATCGAAGATATAAAGATGGGCTACTATGAACTCAAATCAGCCACTATAACAAGGCTAGAACCGGTAGGATCAGGTGACAGAGTCTGCGTAGACACCTGTTCAATAATGGACATTGGAGAGGGAATGCTCATAGGCTCCTACTCCCAGGGACTATTCCTAGTCCACAGCGAATCCCTAGAAAGCGAATACGTAGAATCAAGACCATTCAGGGTTAACGCCGGCCCAGTACATGCGTATGTGATGACACCAGGCCATAAAACCAAATACCTTTCAGAGCTTGAAGCAGGAGATGAGGTTTTAGTTGTTGACAAGGATGGGAAGACAAGACCGGCCATAGTTGGCAGGGTTAAAATCGAAAAGAGGCCCCTACTCCTTGTAGAGGCGGAATATGAGGGCATGAAACTGAGAACATTACTACAGAACGCCGAGACCATACGCCTAGTCACCGAGAAAGGCGAGCCAGTGTCGGTCTCAGAGTTAAAAGAGGGTGATAAGATACTAGTATATGTTGAAGAAGCTGCAAGACACTTTGGAATGGCCATAAAAGAGGCTATAATCGAAAAGTAGGGTGGGGTAATCTACGTATAAGGTGGAGATTATAAGCCCCCAGGAAAAGGATAATAAGCTTGAGGAGCTTGCAGAGAAGGTATACTTCGAGAGGAAAGCTAACATTCATGGTGCCTGTGTCAAACTTTTAACAGATAATAAAAGTTTCAAGGAAGAGTGGGAGGACAATTTCAAGTTCATGAACGAGGATATAAGACCCCACGCTAAAGTATTCACAGTAGAAGATGGGGGACCCTTCAAGGTATTCTATGAGCCCCTCTCTAAGACTAGCATAATCCTCAACTGCGACTATTATGGTTGGGTTAAGAGCATAGCACTCGCCACCATCGCAGACTTCTTCGAAGACTACCATTCAGAGCATAGAAGATACTCTGTCCATGGTTCTGCTGTTGACTGTCGCGGGCAGGCCCTGGCGATCATAGGACCCCCTGGAACCGGGAAGACAACACTCACCTATGGTCTCTTGTTAGATCATAGGTATAGTTATGTTTCTGATGACTGGTTTTTCACCCGCATATTCGAGAATGGTATAATGGTATACTCCTCAGAGAAAAATTCTTATATACGTGATGATATAGCAGATTCCTGGGGGGAATACAAGGATCTTATAGCTGAGGTGAGCTTGGACAAGAAAAAGAGGGGGATAGCTGATGTTAACAGGTTATTCAATGGTAGGATCAGAGAATCATCCAACCTCGAGGCCATAGTACTCCTTAAGAGAGATGCTGAGGATGAACCATTCAATAGGCTTACAAGCAGAGAAGCCCTCAATTATATGAAAGAGAATGACTTCTGCAACCCCCACCAACTTATAAGGGATGAGAGGAAATATAAGCTCAGACTAAAATTTTTCAAGGAAATATTCCAAGAAATAGAAGTCTACCTACTCAACACTATCGAAACACCCCACAAGAGCCTGGAAAGGATAAAAAACATACTATGAGGTCAAAATTATGGGGAAAATAAGAAGTTTCCTTGCAATTGACGTGGACAACCCACTCAAGGACAAGATAATAGAAGTCCAAAGGATCCTAGAAGAGGCTGACGCCCAGCTAAAGTTTGTAGAACCAGAAAACCTACATTTCACCCTAAAATTCTTCGGCCAAATAAACAATAATATGATAGAAAAACTTTCAAGGACAATAAAGAAAAAAATAGGATCATACAAGCCATTTAAGCTTAAAATAGAAGGCGTGGGGGTCTTCCCAAATAAAAATTATATGAGGGTAATATGGCTAGGAGCCAAGAACCCCGAAGAATTCTCAGAAATCCAAAAAACACTCGACGAAGAATTCAAAAGACTAGGATTCAAGAAAGAAAAAAGCTACATACCACACCTTACCATAGCCAGAGTCAAAGGGGGAAAAAACAAAGACAGGCTACTGGAAAAGATAGAAGAACTTGAAAACGTCCAAATAGGGGAAATGCAAATAAAAGAATTAAAACTAAAAAAAAGCGAACTCAAACCAGAAGGACCCACATACACCACCATTAAAACATTCAAACTATGATAAAATGGACTACCAGAAAATACTCTCAAAGATAACACCAACAAGACAAGAAAAAGAAGCTATTAAAAGATTCACCAACAAACTAATCAAAACAATAAACCAGATAGCAGAAAAAAAGAATATAAAAGCCAAGGCCACCCTCGTAGGATCAGTCGCCAAGGGCACCTGGCTCAAAGGGGAAGCAGACATCGACATATTCATAAAATTCCCCCTCGAAACATCAGAGGAAAAACTCAAAAAAGATGGCCTACAACTCGGCTATGAATGCATAAAAGCCATGAATGGTAAAGCAGAGGAAAGATACGCCGCACACCCATACGTCACCGGGCACATAAAAGGATACGAAGTCGATCTTGTACCATGCTACGATATAAAGGACGCCTCACAACTCAAATCAGCAGTAGACCGGACAATACTACACACAAGATACATCAAAAAAAACCTAAAAAAAGAACAGATAAAAGAAGTATTATTACTCAAAAGGTTTATGAAGGCCCTGGGAGCATACGGATCAGAATTCAAAGTAGGGGGATTCGCAGGTTACCTCTGCGAACTACTCATAATAGTATACAGGAACTTCGAAAGAGTGTTGGAAGCCGCTGCACTGAAATGGAGAAAAGGCCAAATAATAGACATCGAAGACCACGGCACCGGCAAATACTTTAACGATCCCCTAATCGTCATAGACCCCATAGACAAGAACAGGAATGTTGCAGCAGCACTCACACAACAAAAACTTTCAGAATTCATAATAGTGGCGCGCAATTTCCTAGAAAACCCAAAAGAAGACTATTTCCAAGAAGTGGAATACTCACATGATAAGGAGAAAATCCAAACCAAATTCAAGGAAAGAAAGAGTAAATGCATCATCCTAGAATTTAACCCCCCCAATGTGCCAGCAGACACCCTATACCCCCAACTGAAAAAAACCATGGACACTCTAGTATCACACCTTTCAATGGAAGGATTCAAGGTGAACAGGAGCTCCTACTGGACTGACGAGGAAAAAAATAGCCTGATTATATTTGAATTTGAAACATGGAAGCTACCAGCCTACAGAAGACATATGGGGCCTAGGATCTGGTCAAGAAAACACACAAAGAGATTCCATAAAAAGTATGGTAACAGGATCTGGGTAGAAGGCGACCGCCTTTTCGTAGAGAGGAAAAGAAAAACAACTAAACCAGAAACATGCCTCAAAAGCCTCCTCAGGGGAGTGGAATACCTGGGAGTTGGGAAACACGTGAAAGAGGAGCTTAAGAAAGGTTACAGGATCCTTGACATAAATGAATACCTCAAGGGCGAACCTTCACAAGAAGTC encodes:
- a CDS encoding 2-amino-3,7-dideoxy-D-threo-hept-6-ulosonate synthase; this encodes MIGKIIRMERIINRETGRTVIVPMDHGVSIGPVPGLLDMTQIIDQVATGGANAVLIHKGIVVTGHRGYGRDIGLIVHLSASTSLGPDPNHKVLVTSVEKALKLGADAVSVHVNVGSEREPEMLLKLGTVAETCDEWGMPLIAMMYPRGKKIKDEHDPEVVKLAARAGAELGADIIKTNYTGDPDTFKEVVEGCPVPVVIAGGPKVETEEELLQMVKDSVEAGGAGVAIGRNIFQAESPKNMTKAIAAIVHDEIEVDEALKML
- a CDS encoding 3-dehydroquinate synthase II encodes the protein MKFAWIKTPETEWEEKKTFITTALESGIDHVLDREDIERIHKLGNIKVIADDEDADIILVGVNGEGDGTFPLPSNLEDSKDIMAAKSLKRQGKPIAAYVEIKGKRYEELARLLGKTVDYLILVGKDWKIIPLENIIADLQGEDVKLVAAVADEKEAKTALETLEHGTDGVLIEPEDPSQIKKIAKLIEDIKMGYYELKSATITRLEPVGSGDRVCVDTCSIMDIGEGMLIGSYSQGLFLVHSESLESEYVESRPFRVNAGPVHAYVMTPGHKTKYLSELEAGDEVLVVDKDGKTRPAIVGRVKIEKRPLLLVEAEYEGMKLRTLLQNAETIRLVTEKGEPVSVSELKEGDKILVYVEEAARHFGMAIKEAIIEK
- a CDS encoding HPr kinase/phosphorylase, whose amino-acid sequence is MEIISPQEKDNKLEELAEKVYFERKANIHGACVKLLTDNKSFKEEWEDNFKFMNEDIRPHAKVFTVEDGGPFKVFYEPLSKTSIILNCDYYGWVKSIALATIADFFEDYHSEHRRYSVHGSAVDCRGQALAIIGPPGTGKTTLTYGLLLDHRYSYVSDDWFFTRIFENGIMVYSSEKNSYIRDDIADSWGEYKDLIAEVSLDKKKRGIADVNRLFNGRIRESSNLEAIVLLKRDAEDEPFNRLTSREALNYMKENDFCNPHQLIRDERKYKLRLKFFKEIFQEIEVYLLNTIETPHKSLERIKNIL
- the thpR gene encoding RNA 2',3'-cyclic phosphodiesterase, which produces MGKIRSFLAIDVDNPLKDKIIEVQRILEEADAQLKFVEPENLHFTLKFFGQINNNMIEKLSRTIKKKIGSYKPFKLKIEGVGVFPNKNYMRVIWLGAKNPEEFSEIQKTLDEEFKRLGFKKEKSYIPHLTIARVKGGKNKDRLLEKIEELENVQIGEMQIKELKLKKSELKPEGPTYTTIKTFKL
- the cca gene encoding CCA tRNA nucleotidyltransferase, producing the protein MDYQKILSKITPTRQEKEAIKRFTNKLIKTINQIAEKKNIKAKATLVGSVAKGTWLKGEADIDIFIKFPLETSEEKLKKDGLQLGYECIKAMNGKAEERYAAHPYVTGHIKGYEVDLVPCYDIKDASQLKSAVDRTILHTRYIKKNLKKEQIKEVLLLKRFMKALGAYGSEFKVGGFAGYLCELLIIVYRNFERVLEAAALKWRKGQIIDIEDHGTGKYFNDPLIVIDPIDKNRNVAAALTQQKLSEFIIVARNFLENPKEDYFQEVEYSHDKEKIQTKFKERKSKCIILEFNPPNVPADTLYPQLKKTMDTLVSHLSMEGFKVNRSSYWTDEEKNSLIIFEFETWKLPAYRRHMGPRIWSRKHTKRFHKKYGNRIWVEGDRLFVERKRKTTKPETCLKSLLRGVEYLGVGKHVKEELKKGYRILDINEYLKGEPSQEVLRFLDAFLDPGKHLWRS